The following proteins are encoded in a genomic region of Arcobacter suis CECT 7833:
- a CDS encoding winged helix-turn-helix domain-containing protein: MANILLIEDDSRIQKMLSISLGAAGYELLKADSIKSGLVTLSQNPISLVLLDLGLPDGDGKKFIKEAKMFSDVPIIVVSARDIESEKIEALNMGADDYLTKPFSIGELIARIKALYRRVQEKDESVQDEITIGKLTINLINKTVIIDSKPVKLTKKEFELLSLFAKNRGKILTHIFVLENVWGRGYGNETHYLRVFMAQLRKKIEENPSMPQYIVTESGMGYRCQVPTVK, encoded by the coding sequence ATGGCAAATATTTTATTGATTGAGGATGACAGCAGAATCCAAAAAATGTTGTCTATTTCTCTTGGTGCAGCAGGATATGAGTTGTTAAAAGCAGACTCAATAAAATCAGGTCTTGTTACACTTTCTCAGAATCCTATCTCGTTAGTGCTCCTTGATCTAGGGCTTCCTGATGGTGATGGCAAAAAGTTCATCAAAGAAGCAAAGATGTTCAGTGATGTACCTATTATAGTAGTCAGTGCACGTGACATTGAGAGTGAAAAGATTGAAGCATTGAATATGGGAGCAGATGATTACCTGACTAAACCTTTCAGTATCGGTGAACTGATTGCACGGATAAAAGCATTATATCGTCGTGTCCAAGAAAAAGACGAATCTGTTCAAGATGAGATTACAATTGGTAAACTCACGATTAATTTAATCAATAAAACGGTGATTATCGATTCCAAACCAGTTAAGCTTACAAAAAAAGAGTTTGAACTTCTCTCTCTTTTTGCCAAAAATCGCGGCAAAATTTTGACCCATATCTTTGTCTTAGAAAATGTGTGGGGAAGAGGCTATGGAAATGAGACACATTATCTACGTGTTTTCATGGCGCAACTTCGTAAAAAAATAGAAGAGAATCCATCTATGCCACAGTATATTGTTACAGAATCAGGGATGGGGTATCGATGTCAAGTGCCAACAGTAAAGTAG
- a CDS encoding recombinase family protein encodes MNVGYARVSTSSQNLENQIDQLKNSGCEKIFSEKRSGKNEVDREQFKIMMGFVREGDVLYITKLDRLARSVIDLHNIAKFLQNKDVNLKVLHQNIDTTSPAGRLLFTMLGAIAEFERDFINERVREGIEAAKKKGVQFGRKAILDTKEKIVIHKQHEKGKSVAWLSKFFHVARNTIYRAIKDVAKKK; translated from the coding sequence ATGAATGTAGGTTACGCAAGAGTTTCAACTTCCAGTCAAAATCTTGAGAATCAAATTGATCAACTCAAGAATTCAGGCTGTGAAAAGATATTTTCAGAAAAAAGATCAGGAAAGAATGAAGTAGATCGCGAGCAATTTAAGATTATGATGGGCTTCGTAAGAGAAGGTGATGTGCTTTATATTACAAAACTGGATAGATTAGCAAGGTCTGTAATAGACCTTCATAACATTGCAAAGTTTTTACAAAATAAAGATGTAAATCTCAAAGTATTACATCAAAACATTGATACAACATCTCCAGCAGGTAGACTATTATTCACAATGTTAGGTGCTATTGCAGAGTTTGAACGTGATTTTATAAATGAGCGTGTTAGAGAAGGGATTGAAGCTGCAAAGAAAAAAGGTGTTCAGTTTGGCAGAAAAGCTATTCTGGATACTAAAGAGAAAATTGTTATACACAAGCAGCATGAAAAAGGAAAATCTGTTGCATGGTTATCTAAGTTTTTTCATGTAGCTCGTAATACAATCTATAGAGCAATTAAAGATGTAGCTAAGAAGAAGTAG
- a CDS encoding Fic family protein produces MKKQKWIWEYEEYPNFKYDKDRLSLILRDIAYEQGKLKAFMLLMDQESTKYSLATTLENEIIASCQIEGEILNRQSVRSSIKQKLGLESHEHYNAIRKEDNYVEILIDANTHYNEALNLEKIFGWHHAMFEKGYSGFSKIKVAQFRGDGSMQVVSGDYGKEKIHYEAPPFDTLEQEMNSFIQWFNETPSSLEKAAITHLWFVIIHPFDDGNGRITRALTDRVLSKLEKSSFSKIYTMSKSIYEDRKGYYNALDKTTGRFEKDEPLDITYWMEWFFKTLHDALLDAQKQLSYIVDKTKFWDAHRGDELNARQIKVLNKLLDIGNENFKGDLTKKKYVKIANTAETNASRDLADLLEKACIKKVEGTSGKGTKYTINHKT; encoded by the coding sequence ATGAAAAAACAAAAATGGATTTGGGAATACGAAGAGTATCCTAATTTTAAATATGATAAAGATAGATTATCACTAATATTAAGAGATATTGCATATGAGCAAGGTAAACTAAAAGCTTTTATGCTTTTAATGGATCAAGAAAGTACAAAATACTCTTTAGCTACTACCCTTGAAAATGAGATAATAGCCAGTTGTCAAATTGAAGGAGAAATATTAAATAGACAAAGTGTAAGATCTTCTATTAAACAAAAACTTGGACTTGAATCTCATGAACATTATAATGCTATTAGGAAAGAAGACAACTATGTTGAAATATTAATTGATGCTAATACACATTATAATGAAGCTTTAAATTTAGAAAAAATATTTGGTTGGCATCATGCAATGTTTGAAAAGGGTTACAGTGGATTTTCTAAAATAAAAGTAGCTCAATTCAGAGGCGATGGCTCTATGCAAGTTGTATCAGGTGATTACGGAAAGGAAAAAATTCATTACGAAGCACCACCCTTTGATACATTAGAGCAAGAAATGAATAGTTTTATCCAATGGTTTAATGAAACACCTAGTTCTTTAGAAAAAGCAGCAATTACACATCTTTGGTTTGTAATTATTCACCCTTTTGATGATGGAAATGGTCGTATAACTAGAGCTTTAACAGATAGAGTTTTATCCAAATTAGAAAAGTCTTCTTTTTCAAAAATTTATACTATGTCAAAGAGTATCTATGAAGATAGAAAAGGATACTATAATGCACTAGATAAAACAACAGGTAGATTTGAAAAAGACGAGCCTTTAGATATTACATATTGGATGGAATGGTTTTTTAAAACTCTACATGACGCTTTATTAGATGCCCAAAAACAACTATCATACATTGTTGATAAAACAAAGTTCTGGGATGCTCATAGGGGTGATGAATTAAATGCAAGACAAATTAAAGTATTAAATAAACTTCTAGATATAGGTAATGAAAATTTTAAAGGTGATTTAACAAAGAAGAAATATGTAAAAATTGCTAATACAGCAGAAACCAATGCATCAAGAGACTTAGCAGACTTACTTGAAAAAGCTTGCATCAAAAAAGTTGAAGGTACTTCAGGTAAAGGTACTAAATATACGATAAATCATAAAACTTGA